The segment CTTAACGGCGGCTGCGGGCACGAATCCATGTGCAACCCCATAATGCAGGCGAAAGCCCTCGCCGCAGAAAAGACCGATTTCAATATAGTCATCGGGCTGTGCGTCGGCCATGATACTCTGTTCTTAAAGCACAGCGAAGCGCCGACGACCGTTATGATCGTAAAGGACCGTGTTCTCGGACACAATCCCGTCGCCGCGCTCTATACGGCGGACGGCATGTATTCCAGATTCAAAAAATAGCCTTCATCTAATGCTTTCATTTTTCCATACCAAAGACGCCGCATCGTTTTCTTTCGATGCGGCGTCTGTTTTCTTTCGATGCGGCGTCTTTACATTTTATATTTCTTATTCAAGCACTGCGCCTCTTGCGGCGGAGGTGACGAGCTTTGCGTATCTTGCAAGGTATCCCGTCTTTACCTTCGGCTCGGGGCATACCCACTTTGCCTTGCGCTCTGAAAGCGTCTTTTCGTCAACGTCGAGAGTTATCGAGCACGACGTGATGTCGATGTTTATCGTGTCGCCTTCTTCAACGAACGCGATCGTGCCGCCCTGCGCGGCCTCGGGGCATACGTGGCCTATCGAAGCGCCGCGCGTTGCGCCGGAGAAGCGTCCGTCGGTGATAAGCGCAACGTCCTTATCGAGGCCCATTCCCGCAATAGCGGAAGTGGGATTTAACATCTCGCGCATACCGGGGCCGCCCTTCGGGCCCTCGTAGCGGATAACGACTACGTCGCCGGCCACTATCTTACCGTCGTAGATCGCCGCAATGGCGTCGTCCTCGCTGTCGAACACGCGTGCCGGACCTGAATGCTTCATCATTTCGGGAGCTACCGCCGAGCGCTTTACAACGCAGCCCTCGGGCGCAAGGTTGCCCTTAAGTACCGCGATGCCGCCGTCCTTGGAATACGGGTTATCTATGGGACGGATTATCTCGGGATTGCGGTTTTCAACACCTGCTAAGTTCTCCGAAAGCGTTTTGCCTGTGCAGGTCATAACGGACGTGTCAAGAAGTCCCTTTTTCGTAAGCTCGTTCATAACGGCATATACGCCGCCTGCCATTTCAAGGTCTTCCATATAAGTATTTCCGGCAGGCGCAAGGTGGCAGAGGTTAGGCGTATTTGACGAGATCTCGTTCGATGCGTCAAGGTCGAGCTCAATGCCGCACTCGTGCGCTATCGCCGGAAGGTGGAGCATCGTATTCGTGGAGCAGCCGAGCGCCATATCTACGGTCTCTGCGTTTTTGAAGGCCGCCTTAGTCATAATGTCGCGCGGCTTTATATCCTTTTTAACGAGGTCCATTATCTGCATTCCGGCGTGCTTTGCAAGACGGATGCGCGCCGACCATACGGCCGGTATAGTGCCGTTGCCGCGAAGGCCCATGCCTATGGCCTCTGTTAAGCAGTTCATTGAATTGGCCGTATACATACCGGAGCACGAGCCGCACGTGGGACATGCATTGTTCTCGTATTCCTCAACGCCAGCCTCATCAAGTTTGCCTGCATAGTAGCTGCCTACGGCCTCGAACATGTGGCTTAAGCATGTGCGTCTGCCGTCGCTAAGATGACCTGCGAGCATCGGGCCGCCGGAAACGAATATCGTGGGAACGTTCACGCGCGCCGCCGCCATAAGAAGGCCGGGCACGTTCTTATCGCAGTTAGGTATCATTACGAGGCCGTCGAACTGGTGCGCCATTGCCATAGCCTCGGTGGAATCGGCGATAAGGTCGCGCGTTACGAGCGAATACTTCATGCCGACGTGTCCCATTGCTATGCCGTCGCATACGGCGATAGCAGGAAACCCAATAGGCGTGCCGCCTGCGGCTCTTACGCCCGCCTTTACGGCCTCGGCTATCTTGTCGAGGTTCATGTGGCCGGGGACTATTTCATTATACGAGCATACTACGCCGATGAGCGGACGCTCAAGCTCCTCTTTCGTGTAGCCGAGCGCATAGAAAAGAGAGCGGTTCGGCGCGGTGGGGATACCTTTTTTTACATTGTCAGAACGCATATACGTTGCTCCTTTCATAAATAGGTCAAAAGACAGGGCCGACGCGCAGCCTGCCCTGTCCTATAATAGTCAGATACGTTTTAGTTCGAAGCGGTATCGAGGTCCTTGTCGCCGCCCCAGATCATGTTCTTTCTGAGCTCCTCGCCAACAACTTCCATCTGATGCTTCTTAAGCTGAGCACGCTTTGAATTGAAGAAAGTGCGTCCGTTCTTGTTCTCGGCTATCCACTTGCCCGCGAACGTGCCGTCCTGAATGTCGGACAGTACTGCGCGCATACGCGCCTTCGTCTCCTCGTGCGGGATAACGCGCGGACCCGACATATATTCGCCGTATTCCGCGGTGTCGGATATCGAGTAGTTCATTGCGGCAACGCCGCCCTTGTTTATAAGGTCGATGATGAGCTTAAGCTCGTGTATGCACTCGAAGTATGCGTTTTCCGGCTCGTAGCCTGCCTCAACGAGCACCTCGAAGCCGCAGCGCATAAGGTCTACAACGCCGCCGCAAAGAACGGTCTGCTCACCGAAAAGGTCGGTCTCGGTCTCGTCGTGGAATGTAGTCTCCATAACGCCTGCGCGTGCGCCGCCGATCCCGGCGATGTATGCAAGCGCGATGTTGTAAGCGTTTCCGGTCACGTTCTGCTCAACGGCAACAAGGCACGGAACGCCCTTGCCTGCAACATACTGCGAACGAACGGTGTGGCCCGGTCCCTTCGGAGCCGCCATAAATACGTCAACGTCTTTTGGGGGAACTATCTGCTGATATCTGATATTGAAGCCGTGCGCAAATGCGAGGGCCTTTCCCGCCGTCATATACGGAGCTATCGACTTCTTATATACTTCGGCCTGGACCTCGTCGTTTATGAGGATCATAACGATATCTGCCCATTTTGCGGCTTCTTCTATAGTTTTGACCATAAGACCTGCGCCCTCGGCCTCTGCCCAGCGCTTGCTGCCTTCTCTAAGGCCTACGCATACGCTGCAGCCCGAATCCTTTAAGTTGAGCGCATGTGCGTGTCCCTGCGAGCCATAGCCTATGATCGCTATATTTTTACCGTCAAGATAATTTATGTCGCAGTCGTTTGCATAATACATTTTTGCCATTTTCAAAGCACCTCTTGTTTATAAAATGTTTAATTCATGTTCTTGCCTAAATTGAACTCTTTGTTCTCTTTAGTTTCATCAACTATGGTAGATTCGCCGCGCTCAAGAGCCACGGTACCGGTGCGTGCAAGCTCCAAAATACCGAAATTCTTTAAAAGATCCTGCATCGCATCTGCCTTGTCCTCGTCGCCTATAAGAGCTATCGTGAGAGTTTTAAGCGATACGTCGATTATTGAAGCGCGGAAAATATTAACTATCTGTATTATCTCGTTGCGCATATCAGGCTCTTCCGCTTTCACCTTATAAAGCACAAGCTCGCGCCTTACCGAGGTCTTTCTGGGCAGCTCCTTTACGGAGTATACCGAAAACATCTTGCGAAGCTGATTCATTATCTGCTCTGCCGCCGCATCGTCAGCCATAAGCTCTATCGTTATTCTCGAAACGGAAACGTCGTCGGTAGGACCTACGGCCAGCGATTCGATATTATAGCCCTTGCGCGAGAAGAAGCGCGTTACATGACTTAAAACGCCCGCCGCATTTTCAACCAGCACAGAAAGGGTATGTCTTCTTATTTCGCTCATAATCATATGCTCCTTTCCTTAATCAAGCAAGAACTCGTCGCTCTTTGCGCCGCCGGGTATCATCGGATTTACAAGGTCTTCGGTATCAATGTTTACTTCTATCATGTAATATCCGCCCGCCTTTACGGCCTTCTCGAATTCGCGGTCGAACTCTTCCTTCGTGGAAACGCATACGCCCGTAAAGCCGAACGCCTCCGCGAACTTAACGAAATCGGGACCGCGGTCAAGCGTCGTCTGGGAGAAGCGTCTTCCCGCCGTAAGAGCCTGCCACTGGCGCACCATGCCGAGCGCGCGGTTGTTGAAAAGTACCGTTATTATCGGAACGCCGTAATACTTCGCCGTCGCATATTCCGTATAATTCATGCGGAACGAGCCGTCGCCCGTACAGTGAACAACAAGCTTGTCCGGATTTGCTATCTTTGCGCCTATCGCCGCGCCGAGGCCGAAGCCCATCGTACCGAAACCGCCGGAGGATATGAACTGCTTCGGGCGCGTGCAGTTAAAATACTGAGCGAGCCACATCTGATGCTGTCCTACGTCGGTGGTAATTATCGTATTCTCGTCGGTGTGCTTGTTTATTATATCAACGATCTCCTTAGGCGTTACACTGCCTGCCGAAGCAGGCGCAGCCTTCGGCTTCTGCGAGAATGTTTCTTCTCTCCATTCGGGATAATCGTAGGTGGGAAGCTTCTCATTTATCATCTCCAGCACGCGTCTTGCGTCGCCGATGATATGATGATCGGTCTTTACGTTCTTATCTATCTCGGCGCGGTCAATGTCTATGTGAACTATCTTTGCATTCCTTGCAAAGAACTGAGGAGCCAGAGCAACGCGATCTGACAGTCTGCATCCGATGATTATAAGAAGATCGCATTTAGTCGTTGCTATATTCGAAGCGCGCGTACCGTGCATGCCTATCATGCCTGTAAATAACGGATGATCGCTGGGACATGCGCCTATGCCCATCATGGAAGTAGTAACGGGAGCTCCCAGCTTTTCAATAAACTTTCTGAACTCGGGCACGGCGTCCTTCGAGCGGATTATGCCTCCTCCGGCTAAAACAAGAGGCTTTTTCGCTTCAGCTATCATGGAAAGCAGCTTGTCTATATCCTCGGCGTCCGGTTCGGGAGCCTTTAAGTTATTGTTGGCACGCTGTACTCTTTTGCCGAGTCTGCCGCTCTTTGCATGCTCTGAAAGCGGCAGCGGTTCAAAATCAACTTCGGTAAGCGTAACATTTTTTGCTATATCGATAACTACGGGACCCGGTCTGCCGCTTCTTGCAATGGCGAAAGCCTCGCGCACTACGTCTGCAAGCGTCTCGGGGTCACGTACAAGATAATTGCACTTCGTTATGGGCATCGTTATACCGGTAACGTCGACCTCCTGAAAGGCGTCCTTGCCGATAAGCGCCTCGGGCACGTTTACGGTTATGAAGACGACCGGGGAGGAATCATAAAATGCTGTAGCTATACCGGTAGTCAAATTCGTGGCGCCGGGGCCGCTCGTTGCAAAGCAGACGCCTACTTTTCCCGTAGAACGGGCATATCCGTCGGCTGCGTGAGCCGCGCCCTGCTCGTGCGAGGTGAGAATGTGATTGATCTTCTTGCCGTATCCGTGCAGTTCGAATTCGTCGTAAATGTTCAAAATAGTACCGCCCGGATATCCGAAGACCGTGTCGACACCCTGCTCTAAAAGACACTCCATGAGTACCTGCGAACATTTCATTTTCATATGGATCGGTTCCTCCTTTTTTAGACTTCCCGGATAAAAACAAAGCTTTATATAAAAGAGCAACAATATCGCGTTACAGCGTTTTTTAACATAAACGCGGATACTTTTACCCGGCAAATTAAAATAAATTTTTACAAAAGACCAGCCGCCCAACCCAAAAAAGCGGCAAAAGCCTATAAAAATGTGATTATAGATTATCATACAATATTACTGCGGCATTGTCAATCAGGGATGCGCAAAAATATGTGTATTATATCTCGAATAACCTTAAACAAAAACAACCGCTGCCCTTTGGACAATCCCGGATAACAGAAGCTTTTTAATTAAATGCGTCGAAACCGTTGTGAGATGATATATTCATTAAAAAACGAATAGCGCCCCAAAAAGCAAGCGAAAGGCCTGCTTTTTTGGGGTGTAGGTATTTCTTTATTTTACCTCATTATCGCGGCGCTTTTTGACTGTCGGGTTTTCGCTGTTGATTTTCTGACGGCACGGACATTCTTTGTCGTGATCGTTGATAATGCCGCATGCCTGAAGGTGGGAATAGATCGTAACTGCGCCGACGGACGTGCCTGCTCTTGCAATCTGGTAGAGCATATAGGAGCTTTTGGGCATTTTTACATTGTCAACGATAGCTATGATGCTCTTTGCCAATTCAAGCGAAAGCTCAATCAGTTTATTTTAGGCCACAATGCTCACTCCTTGGCTTATTTTATGATATATCGCCTGCGCGACATGATATACGGCTTGCGCCGCATGATATACAGCCGCTTCGCGTCTATATGATATAATATCCGTTTCCTTATACACGGGAGGCGTATATCATCCGCGAAAGCGGATATCATACCGCAGGTATATCACCCGTTTCGGAAAAACGGATATCATTGCAAAAGGCACTTGCATTTGCAAGTGCCTTTTGCAATGGTGCCCGAGGCCGGAATCGAACCGGCACGGGATTGCTCCCACGGGATTTTAAGTCCCGGGCGTCTACCAGTTCCGCCACTCGGGCATTGGGAACGACTAATATTATATACTTAAAGCATATCAAATGCAAGACTTTTTATAAAAATACTGAAAAATACTTATGAAAGCTTTCTTTGCGCGCGCGAAAGGAATTTCTCGGTATTCACGATAAAACGCTCGTGCGTGCCCCGCGCCACAAGCTCGCGCTCGTCGCGAACCTCAAAAGAAAAAACGAGCCGCTTATTATCTATTTCGTCTAAGCACACGCGGGCGGTTATGCTCATTCCCTCGGGCGTTGCGCGAAGATGCTCAAAATTCATAAGCGTGCCTACCGTTGACTCGCCTTCGGCCATATAGTTCTGCGAAAGTCTGTAAGCCGCGTTTTCGACCGCCAGCACGAGATACGGCGTCGCCGCTACGGGATATCCCCCGCTTCCCAATGATACGGCTGTGCGTGATTCGTTTATATCGTTCTTTACCTCAAAAGTCATTCCTGTTTTAAGCATTTTTATCTCCTTTATGATGCTTTATCGCCGTTAAGCCCATTCCTTCTATATAAGAATACCCTCTAAATGGTCCATCTCATGCTGGATTATCTGCGCCGTAAATCCCGTAAAAGACTTTATCTGCATTTTAAATCTCTCGTCGCGGTATTTAACCTTTATCGTTTTGTATCTCGTCGTCTCCCGCTTTCCCGGGATCGAAAGACATCCCTCCTCGGCTTTATATTCACCCTCGCAGCTCAAAAGCTCGGGATTGAACATTGCGACGAGCCTGCCGTCCTCATTCACCGCGATTATGCGCTTTGACACGCCGATCATATTCGCCGCCATGCCTACGCATTCATGCCTGTGCGCCTCAAGCGTATCAAGAAGATCTCTTGCATCGGATAAGTCAGCCTTTACGGCGGGCCGGGACTTCTGCATAAGAAACAGAGCGTCTCTTACGATGGGCTTTACCATATGCGTTCTCCTTTTATTCTTTAAAAGTCATGCTGCGGCGGAGTTTTATCTCCGCCGCAGCTTAAAACCACATTATTCGGCAGCGGCCGAAGTAATGATAACTTCATGCGTTTCCTCGTTATAGTCAACGCCGAATCCTATTGCATCGCCCAGGTCGCGCAGCTTAAAGAAGTTGTTGCCGCCGAGATTGTAAGCCTCAAGGCTTGCCGACTCATTGTTTACGGCAACGGACTGACTGCTTTTAACACAGCTTTGAGACTTATCGGAGCCCGTCTCAAGCTCGCCGCCCGCAGGAGTATAAGATGCGCCGGTCGTTACGTCGATTCTGCCCGTTTCGGCATTATACGCCACCTCGAACTGCGAAGGCGTATCGCTTAAGAGCATAGCCATATCTCTTAACTTGAAATAATTATAACCGTCAATATTATAAACCTCAAGCTCTACAGCTTCGCCGTTCACAGTTATCTTCTGATTGCTCAGTATAACTGCCGGCGCCTTAACGGGAGCCGTCGTCTCCTCCGCCGTCGTGAACGCGTAATACGCGTCCTCATCGCCGCTCATCATAAGAAGGTCTATCGTTAAAACATTGCCCTCTATCGTCACGCCCTCGCCGGTGCCTGCCGTCTGACGAACGGGAGCGGGCATCTCAAACGTCATAACGAACGCCATCTGTGCCATTGCGTCTTCAAGCTCCGACGCAAGCGCTTCTTCGTCAACGCTCACATCAACGTCTTCATCCAATGCGGCTGCGTCTTCATCTGTAATATCAAAATCCTCATCGGAATCCGATCCGCTTATCGTTATGGAGAGATCCATGCTTCCGTCTTCGTTCATCGACAATATGGGGCGATCCTTCGTATTGTCCTCTGCCTCCATGTTTATCTCGGCCATCGTATCCTCATACCAGGTCATTGTGTTGAACTCTTCGACATTAGCAAAGGTTTTCTGTGTTATTGCGCCGTAATACGTTGTATCGCCGTACTCAAAAACGTCGTATCCGCTGAGATCTGGCGTGCTCGTATCGTCGCCCGACGCCGACTTCAGCGCTTCAAGAGTGTAGCCCACCTTCATGGTAACGCTGCCGCTTCCGTCTGTGTTTATTTTTGTTTCGCTTATGCCTGCCATGCATCCCGCAAGCATAGCCGCAATAACGACTATCGCCGCTATTGCCGCAAAAATTTTGCCTTTTTTCATTGTTTTGCCTCTTTTCTTTTAAAATTTATTCTAATTATAATACACATTAGCGATTTTCTCAAGTTTTTTTCGCCGTGCATCAGC is part of the Clostridia bacterium genome and harbors:
- the ilvD gene encoding dihydroxy-acid dehydratase encodes the protein MRSDNVKKGIPTAPNRSLFYALGYTKEELERPLIGVVCSYNEIVPGHMNLDKIAEAVKAGVRAAGGTPIGFPAIAVCDGIAMGHVGMKYSLVTRDLIADSTEAMAMAHQFDGLVMIPNCDKNVPGLLMAAARVNVPTIFVSGGPMLAGHLSDGRRTCLSHMFEAVGSYYAGKLDEAGVEEYENNACPTCGSCSGMYTANSMNCLTEAIGMGLRGNGTIPAVWSARIRLAKHAGMQIMDLVKKDIKPRDIMTKAAFKNAETVDMALGCSTNTMLHLPAIAHECGIELDLDASNEISSNTPNLCHLAPAGNTYMEDLEMAGGVYAVMNELTKKGLLDTSVMTCTGKTLSENLAGVENRNPEIIRPIDNPYSKDGGIAVLKGNLAPEGCVVKRSAVAPEMMKHSGPARVFDSEDDAIAAIYDGKIVAGDVVVIRYEGPKGGPGMREMLNPTSAIAGMGLDKDVALITDGRFSGATRGASIGHVCPEAAQGGTIAFVEEGDTINIDITSCSITLDVDEKTLSERKAKWVCPEPKVKTGYLARYAKLVTSAARGAVLE
- the ilvC gene encoding ketol-acid reductoisomerase, producing the protein MAKMYYANDCDINYLDGKNIAIIGYGSQGHAHALNLKDSGCSVCVGLREGSKRWAEAEGAGLMVKTIEEAAKWADIVMILINDEVQAEVYKKSIAPYMTAGKALAFAHGFNIRYQQIVPPKDVDVFMAAPKGPGHTVRSQYVAGKGVPCLVAVEQNVTGNAYNIALAYIAGIGGARAGVMETTFHDETETDLFGEQTVLCGGVVDLMRCGFEVLVEAGYEPENAYFECIHELKLIIDLINKGGVAAMNYSISDTAEYGEYMSGPRVIPHEETKARMRAVLSDIQDGTFAGKWIAENKNGRTFFNSKRAQLKKHQMEVVGEELRKNMIWGGDKDLDTASN
- the ilvN gene encoding acetolactate synthase small subunit — encoded protein: MIMSEIRRHTLSVLVENAAGVLSHVTRFFSRKGYNIESLAVGPTDDVSVSRITIELMADDAAAEQIMNQLRKMFSVYSVKELPRKTSVRRELVLYKVKAEEPDMRNEIIQIVNIFRASIIDVSLKTLTIALIGDEDKADAMQDLLKNFGILELARTGTVALERGESTIVDETKENKEFNLGKNMN
- the ilvB gene encoding biosynthetic-type acetolactate synthase large subunit encodes the protein MKMKCSQVLMECLLEQGVDTVFGYPGGTILNIYDEFELHGYGKKINHILTSHEQGAAHAADGYARSTGKVGVCFATSGPGATNLTTGIATAFYDSSPVVFITVNVPEALIGKDAFQEVDVTGITMPITKCNYLVRDPETLADVVREAFAIARSGRPGPVVIDIAKNVTLTEVDFEPLPLSEHAKSGRLGKRVQRANNNLKAPEPDAEDIDKLLSMIAEAKKPLVLAGGGIIRSKDAVPEFRKFIEKLGAPVTTSMMGIGACPSDHPLFTGMIGMHGTRASNIATTKCDLLIIIGCRLSDRVALAPQFFARNAKIVHIDIDRAEIDKNVKTDHHIIGDARRVLEMINEKLPTYDYPEWREETFSQKPKAAPASAGSVTPKEIVDIINKHTDENTIITTDVGQHQMWLAQYFNCTRPKQFISSGGFGTMGFGLGAAIGAKIANPDKLVVHCTGDGSFRMNYTEYATAKYYGVPIITVLFNNRALGMVRQWQALTAGRRFSQTTLDRGPDFVKFAEAFGFTGVCVSTKEEFDREFEKAVKAGGYYMIEVNIDTEDLVNPMIPGGAKSDEFLLD
- a CDS encoding DNA-3-methyladenine glycosylase I, with the protein product MPKSSYMLYQIARAGTSVGAVTIYSHLQACGIINDHDKECPCRQKINSENPTVKKRRDNEVK
- a CDS encoding thioesterase family protein codes for the protein MLKTGMTFEVKNDINESRTAVSLGSGGYPVAATPYLVLAVENAAYRLSQNYMAEGESTVGTLMNFEHLRATPEGMSITARVCLDEIDNKRLVFSFEVRDERELVARGTHERFIVNTEKFLSRAQRKLS
- a CDS encoding peptide deformylase, producing MVKPIVRDALFLMQKSRPAVKADLSDARDLLDTLEAHRHECVGMAANMIGVSKRIIAVNEDGRLVAMFNPELLSCEGEYKAEEGCLSIPGKRETTRYKTIKVKYRDERFKMQIKSFTGFTAQIIQHEMDHLEGILI